Part of the Caulifigura coniformis genome, GCATTGGCAGCGGATCGCCAGCGGCGAAGTGGAAGTGGTCATCGGGGCACGGAGCGCCGTGTTCGCTCCCACGCCCCACCTGGGGATCATCGTGCTCGATGAAGAACACGAGACGACTTTCAAGCAGAACGCGACTCCGCGTTACCACGCCCGCGAAGTCGCGCGGGAACGGGCCCGGCGTGCCGGTGTGCCGCTCGTCCTGGGATCGGCTACCCCGACTCTGGAATCGTTCGATCGCGCTCAGCGAGGCCTCGATCGCCTCATCGAGATGCCGAACCGAGTCGAGCAGCGACCACTTCCCCCGGTCGTGATTGTCGATACGCGGAACGATGCTCTCGTTCCCCGGGGGCACTCGATTGGCCGGGCCCTCAAGCACTCGATCGAGAGGTCGATCAATGAGGGAGGGCAGGTGATCCTGTTCCTCAACCTCCGCGGCTACTCGCCCGTGTTGTGGTGCCTCAAGTGCAACGAGGGCGTGAAATGTCCCGATTGCGATATCTCTCTCACGTGGCATCGCGACCGCGGAAAGCTGCTCTGCCACAGCTGCGACTTTGAGATGCCTCCCCCGGAGCGATGCCCCAGTTGCGGCCAGCCAGGACAGAAATACCTCGGCGCGGGGACACAGAAGCTCGAGCAGGAAGTGCGGTCGAAGTTTCCCGACGCCCGGATCGTGCGGATGGACAGCGACGCCATGCGTAAGCCGGGCAGCCACGACGAGGCGCTCGAGCGATTCCGGAAGGGCGAGATCGACATCCTTCTGGGGACGCAGATGATCGCCAAGGGGCTGGACTTCCCGAACGTCACGCTGGTCGGCGTGATCGACGCCGACTCGATGCTGCACCAGCCGGACCTGCGGGCGGCGGAGAGAACGTTCCAGCTGATCGCCCAGGTGGCCGGGCGGACGGGGCGCGGGGAAAAGGCAGGGCGGGTGATCGTGCAGACGATGTCCCCGGATGACGCCGTGATCCAGCTGGCCGCCGAGCACGATTACCTGGGATTCGCAAAGCGGGAGCTGGCGCAGCGGCGGGAGCACCATGCCCCTCCCGCGACGAACCTGGCGCGGGTGATCGTCCGCGGGCCCCGTGAGGACCTCGTCCGGGCCGAAATCCGCAAGATCGTGGAGACGCTGAAAGAGACGGCCAAAGGGCGCGGCGACGACCTGAGGATTCTCGGTCCCGCCCCCGCGCCGATTCTGCGACTGAAGAAGCTATTCCGATATCACTGCCAGCTGTCGGCCCCGACGATCGAGCAGATTCTCGAATGGTGGCGCGCCGCGGAAGCCCGGTTTTCGCTGCCGGACGAAGTCGAGCTGACGATCGACGTCGATCCACTCGATTTAAGATAGAGGACGCTCGCCAGGTGAGCGGCAAGGCGCGAGCCGCCGGTCGAGCCAGGAGTTGTTCGCCAAACCGCACGCCTCAACATCCACCGCGCTCCAGAGCAGCACCAAAACAAACCGTCCCTGCTCTCTTCTTGAACTTCGCTTTTCACCGTGGGCGGCGGCCGATATTCTGCGTCTCCCCGTCGTTTCGGCTTGCCGGGACGCGCGGAGGATCGCGAGGGGGCGTAGCTCAGTTGGGAGAGCGCAGCGTTCGCAATGCTGAGGTCGAGGGTTCGACTCCCTTCGCCTCCACTCGACGAAAAAAGGGACGGATACAAATCGTGTCCGTCCCTTTTTTGTTCGCTCGATCGGTCCGGGCGGTTACAGCCCGAGCCACGGCAGCGGGGCGCCGGCCGGCGGCAGCGTCACGAGCTGCACGCCCGTGACGTCCGGATGGCCGGAGACCTCCTTCAGGGCCGCTTCAGAAGGCTCGTTGTCGAGGTTCAGGATCGCGATCGCGTCGCCACCCGGCTGATTCTTGGCCCGGCCGAGTGCCATCCGCGAGATGTTGACCTGGTGCTTGCCGAACGCCGTCCCGATGGCGCCGATCAGGCCCGGGACGTCCTTATGGCGATAGACGAGCATGAGACCGTCGAGGTAGGCGTCCATCTGGTACTCGTCGAGACGCACCAGCCGCAGGAACTCGTTCCCGAAGATCGTGCCGGCCGCCTGCCGTTCGCCTTCAGTCGTCCCGATCGAAACGGAAATCATTGATGCGAAATCAGCCGAGATATTGGACTTCGTTTCCGTGATGCTGATTCCGCGATCGCGGGCCATCAGCTCGGCGTTGATGATGTTGACCTCTTCCAGGGCGTGCTGGAGCAGGCCGGCGGTGAACGCATTCGTGATCAGCTTCGTCGGCCGGCCGGCCGCGTCACCCTGGTAGGTGATCGTCGCGGAATTCACGGCGGCGCCGCGGGTCAGCTGGGCGAGGAACAGGCCCAGGCGGTAGCCGAGGTCGAGATAAGGCTTCAGGCCTTCCACTTCCTTGGCCGAGATGGCGGCCATGTTGACCGCATGCCGGACTTCATTGCGCGTGAAGAAGGCCTGCAGGATCTCGGCCGCTTCGACGGCGACCTGCTCCTGGGCTTCGTCGGTCGACGCGGCCAGGTGCGGGGTTGCGAGAACCTGCGGCAGCTTCGGCAGGCGCCAGTCCTTCGGCGGCTCGCTGGTGAACACGTCCAGCGCCGCGCCGGCCACGTGGCCGCTTTCGATGGCGTCGGCGAGAGCCGTTTCATCGACGATGCCGCCGCGGGCCGCGTTGATGATCCTGACTCCCTTCTTCATCGCAGCCAGACGCGTGGCGTTGATGATGCCTTTCGTCTCTTCGGTCATCGGTGTGTGGACGGTGATCACGTCGCACTTGGGAAGCATGGCGTCGATGTCGCGGAACAGCTCGACGCCCTGCTCGGCTGCCTTCTCAGGTGAAAGGAACGGGTCGTAGCCCAGAACGTTCATTTCCAGCCCACGGCAGCGACGGGCGACGGCGAGGCCGATCCGTCCGAGGCCGACGACGCCGATCGTCTTTCCGGCGAGCTGCGTGCCGTTGAAGCTCTTGCGATCCCACTTGCCTTCCCGCATGGTCTGCGATGCAGGCCCGATCTGGCGGACGAGGCCCATCAGCAGGGCGATGGTGTGTTCGGCGGTGCTGGTGGTGTTTCCGGCGGGCGTGTTCGAAACGATGATGCCCTGCTTCGTGGCGGCCGCGAGGTCGATGTTGTCGACGCCCACGCCGGCGCGGACGATCGCCTTGAGCCGGGTCTGGCCGTCCAGAAGGGCGGCCGTCAGCTTGGTTGCACTGCGGACGATAATCGCGTCCGCGTTCTTCAGCTCTTCCCGGACTTCTTCCGGTTTGAGACCCGATTTGACGACGAGTTCGATCCCCGGGGTCTCTGAGAGAAGTTTCTGGCCAGCGGCGGACAGACCATCAGTAATCAAAACGCGGGGCATCGTGACGCTCGGAAAAAGGGACCGCGGCCGCGGCAGGCGGGGGTCCGAGTGAGAAACGGGGCAAATGCGAAGAGGAAAGGATAGACGTCTGGCCCCCATGAGCAAGGCAACGCCCGACCGCGGACACGCCAGCTCGCCGTTCCGGCAGGACCGAGGCGCCCGTCGAGCCCCGCATCGCGCGAACAGCCCTCCTCAGGCCCAGAACGCCCCGCCGGCAATTGCCACCGATTCCGGGCCAGTTCGGCGGAAAATATGGGAATGAAAGACGCTCCACATGGCCACCGCCATCCCGCACGCAGCTCCGCGCGCAACCGGCCACGTGTTCATGGAGGGACTATGAACACCATCATCAGCAATCCGTCACACACCAGGATCCGGAAGGGCAGGAATTCCGTGCGACCGATCCGGGGCCGTTGCGAGAGTCCTGCCCTGCGGGCTCAGGGGGAAAGAGGGCAAGAAGTCGGGACCACCCATCAAAGCGCCCTCCTCGCTCGCAGTCCTACTTCGGCAAAGTGGGGGCATTGGCTGGGATCGGGGGCGACCTCTCCTACTGCACCGTATGCCGCGCGGAGCGGAGTTCGGACAGGATTCGGTGGGTGATCGCCAGTTCGAGCAGTTCGGGAACCGACCGGACACCGAGACGCTGCATCAGCCGCTGGCGGCGCAGCTCGACGGCCCGTTCCGAGATGAACAGGCGCGCCGCCATGGCCTTGTTGGTCGCTCCGTCAAAAATCAGCTGGAGCGTCTCGAGGTCATTCGGGCTGAGCCTCTGGATGCTCTCATCCAGCTCCCGGAATCGGTTGTCGGCCAGTCGCCATTCGGCATCGATCGCCAGGGCGCGGTCGACCAGGCTGGCCAGTTGTTCCCTTTGGAACGGCTTCTCCAGGAATTCCACGGCCCCGGTTTTCATCGCGGCGACGGCTGTGGAGACATCGGCATGACCCGTGATGAAGATCACGGGCAGCCGCTTCCCGGCTCGAACCAGATCAGCATACATCTCGAGGCCGGATTCGACTGGCATGCGGATATCGAGAAGCAGGCAACCAGGCCGGCCGGCGTCGACTCCCTCGCGGAAAGCGGCCGCAGAATCGAACGTCTCGACACGATGTCCGAGAGCCGACAGAAGCGCGGCCAGTGAGTCGCGGAAATCGCGATCGTCATCAACAACAAAGACGGTCGGCAGGCTCAAGGCGTGAAGTCGTTTCAACAAGTGGAAGCCGGACGGTCACACGGGCCCCGCCCTCTTCATGATTGGCAGTCTGGAGTTCGCCGCCGTGAGTAGCGAGGATACTGCGGCTGATCGAAAGTCCGAGTCCGAGACCATCGGGCTTCGTCGATTGGAGCGAAGCGCCGGCGACGTCGAACTCGTCGGGAAATCCCTCGCCATTGTCGTCGACGCGGATATCGATGTCCTCGCTGGACCACGTCGTCGAAATCGAGACCACGCGCCGGCCCCGGGGGCGGCATTCGACCGCCTGAGCTGCGTTCCGGATCACGTTAACCAGGACCTGCTGGATCTGGATCGCGTCGACGAAGACCTGGGAGTGGGTGGTCTCGTCGCATTCGACACGGACCGTGACCGATCGGCTCTGGAGATCGGGCTCACAGAGCGCGACGACATCAGTGATCAGGGAATTGACTGACTCGATCGCCCGCGGGGTCGTTCGAGACCGGACAAAGTTTCGCATGCGACGGATGATGGCGCCTGCGCGTTGCGCCGATTCGCGGATGCGCGAGGCGTTTCTCACCAGAGGCTGACGGTCAACCAGATCGCCGTCGGTCAGGATGAGCAGCGTTTCGGCGTAGTTGGAGATCGCGCCCAGGGGCTGGTTCAGTTCGTGCGCGATTCCTGTCGCCAGTTCTCCCAGGCTGTTCAGCCGTGAGGCATGTGCCAGCTGCGACTGGAGCTGAAGCGTGCGCTGTTCGGAGGCAGCCCGTTGGGAAGCCTCTTCGGCGAGGGCGACGTTCAGGTCGGAGAGCTGGAGCGTTCGTTCCTGAACACGCTGTTCCAGCTGATCCCGGGCCTCCATCAATTCCAGTTCATGGGTTTCGAGCCGCTCGACCTGCTGCCGGATCAGCGTGACGGCTGGCCCGAGGACCAGCCAGTAGAGGCCGGCCATCAGGGTGATGACCAGCATGGTCGCCACGAGCCCGGTGGCGCGGAGTCGCACGACCTGCTGCTGTGCGTCCTCCTCGTAGAGCTGGACGATGTGGTCCATTGCGGGAAGAAACTCCCGTTCGGCTGCGAGCAGGCTCGCGATGGAACGGTGTCTCTGATAGGGGCGCTCACGCAGTTCGTTGACCGCCGTGGCGATCGACGAGACCTGTCGGTCCAGTCCGGTCAAGTGGGACATGATCTCGGGATTCCGGGTCTCGGAGAGCTTGAGCGACGCATCACCCTGCTTCAGTCCCTCGTGAACGCGGCGCCACTCGGCGAGTTTGTCCTGCAGGGCGAGGTCTGCAGACGGGTGCGCCTGGGGATCAATCGCGATGGCGAGCGCGTCCTTGGCAATGCTCTGACTGAGCATTCGCTGCCGGCCGGCAAGGTTGATGACCGGTGCCGAGAGATTCAGCCGCACGAGGAGTGGCTGCAGAACAGCCTGATCCAGCAGCAGCAGCCCTGCCACGACGGCCAGCGCGATGCCGTAACGCCGCCCGAGGCGGCGAATCAGCAGTTCTGGACGATGAGGCATACGGAGAAACAGGGGCCGGGCCGGTAACTTTTCGCCACGGCTCGGTGAGCCGTGAAACCGTGGAAATTTCTGGAATGAGCGCACGTCCGAGACGGCCGTGGCAGGTCAGTCCTCACGTTCCGGGAGGCCCTAAGGAAAACGACGTGCCGTTCGACCTGAAATCGGGAGACTTCCCGCGTTACGGGGAGAATCGCGGGTTTCGGGCGGACGTCAGGTTCCACAGCTGCAACGGTTTCGTGCAGCACTGCATGGATGCGCGACAGGGGGAAATTGGCTCAGGGCCACGATCGCGGCCGGACTGTTCGGATATCCGAACAAATACCCCCTCTCTGGAGTGACCGGCCTTCGCAATGCATTTGGAGTCGCCCATGCTGCCGTCGTCGATCTCCTCGCTGCGCTCACATCGAGGTGCTCTGGTCGGCGGTGAGTCTCGTCATGGGAAGGCGACTCCATGAGTGCTGCTGAGAAGGCGACGTCGATCCGGCTTCT contains:
- the priA gene encoding replication restart helicase PriA, with product MAGQPRLFDLPDAPEPWELAAEADLLTAEIVLPLPTPTTFHYLVPDALRDLIRPGQRVKVPFGRGDQLKVGFVVAVGSPPPAARRLKSIDALIDREPLIAGDMLELTKWISERYLGSWGQVLDSVIPAGVKKQAGTREIRCFQLAEGALEKAASLKLPARQRAVLEVLQEADGPVPVDQLEAAAQCGTSPIHALRDKKLIVPVRQRRSTMTEEYTPAARTADLILNPDQQTALDAILEPLQAPRHETILLHGVTGSGKTEIYIRAIREVVSYGRQAIVLVPEISLTPQTIRRFGSRFSSLAVLHSHLSDAERHWHWQRIASGEVEVVIGARSAVFAPTPHLGIIVLDEEHETTFKQNATPRYHAREVARERARRAGVPLVLGSATPTLESFDRAQRGLDRLIEMPNRVEQRPLPPVVIVDTRNDALVPRGHSIGRALKHSIERSINEGGQVILFLNLRGYSPVLWCLKCNEGVKCPDCDISLTWHRDRGKLLCHSCDFEMPPPERCPSCGQPGQKYLGAGTQKLEQEVRSKFPDARIVRMDSDAMRKPGSHDEALERFRKGEIDILLGTQMIAKGLDFPNVTLVGVIDADSMLHQPDLRAAERTFQLIAQVAGRTGRGEKAGRVIVQTMSPDDAVIQLAAEHDYLGFAKRELAQRREHHAPPATNLARVIVRGPREDLVRAEIRKIVETLKETAKGRGDDLRILGPAPAPILRLKKLFRYHCQLSAPTIEQILEWWRAAEARFSLPDEVELTIDVDPLDLR
- the serA gene encoding phosphoglycerate dehydrogenase, whose translation is MPRVLITDGLSAAGQKLLSETPGIELVVKSGLKPEEVREELKNADAIIVRSATKLTAALLDGQTRLKAIVRAGVGVDNIDLAAATKQGIIVSNTPAGNTTSTAEHTIALLMGLVRQIGPASQTMREGKWDRKSFNGTQLAGKTIGVVGLGRIGLAVARRCRGLEMNVLGYDPFLSPEKAAEQGVELFRDIDAMLPKCDVITVHTPMTEETKGIINATRLAAMKKGVRIINAARGGIVDETALADAIESGHVAGAALDVFTSEPPKDWRLPKLPQVLATPHLAASTDEAQEQVAVEAAEILQAFFTRNEVRHAVNMAAISAKEVEGLKPYLDLGYRLGLFLAQLTRGAAVNSATITYQGDAAGRPTKLITNAFTAGLLQHALEEVNIINAELMARDRGISITETKSNISADFASMISVSIGTTEGERQAAGTIFGNEFLRLVRLDEYQMDAYLDGLMLVYRHKDVPGLIGAIGTAFGKHQVNISRMALGRAKNQPGGDAIAILNLDNEPSEAALKEVSGHPDVTGVQLVTLPPAGAPLPWLGL
- a CDS encoding response regulator transcription factor, coding for MSLPTVFVVDDDRDFRDSLAALLSALGHRVETFDSAAAFREGVDAGRPGCLLLDIRMPVESGLEMYADLVRAGKRLPVIFITGHADVSTAVAAMKTGAVEFLEKPFQREQLASLVDRALAIDAEWRLADNRFRELDESIQRLSPNDLETLQLIFDGATNKAMAARLFISERAVELRRQRLMQRLGVRSVPELLELAITHRILSELRSARHTVQ
- a CDS encoding ATP-binding protein, translating into MPHRPELLIRRLGRRYGIALAVVAGLLLLDQAVLQPLLVRLNLSAPVINLAGRQRMLSQSIAKDALAIAIDPQAHPSADLALQDKLAEWRRVHEGLKQGDASLKLSETRNPEIMSHLTGLDRQVSSIATAVNELRERPYQRHRSIASLLAAEREFLPAMDHIVQLYEEDAQQQVVRLRATGLVATMLVITLMAGLYWLVLGPAVTLIRQQVERLETHELELMEARDQLEQRVQERTLQLSDLNVALAEEASQRAASEQRTLQLQSQLAHASRLNSLGELATGIAHELNQPLGAISNYAETLLILTDGDLVDRQPLVRNASRIRESAQRAGAIIRRMRNFVRSRTTPRAIESVNSLITDVVALCEPDLQSRSVTVRVECDETTHSQVFVDAIQIQQVLVNVIRNAAQAVECRPRGRRVVSISTTWSSEDIDIRVDDNGEGFPDEFDVAGASLQSTKPDGLGLGLSISRSILATHGGELQTANHEEGGARVTVRLPLVETTSRLEPADRLCC